One genomic segment of Streptomyces sp. RerS4 includes these proteins:
- a CDS encoding MerR family transcriptional regulator codes for MLIGDVARRSGVSARMLRHYESLGLVRPTGRTGAGYREYSDEDIRRIFHIESLRSLGLSLRDVGSALDDPGFAPSELVADLIRQTRERVAAETALLTRLRRIGASEPAGWEDVLQTIALLQALGSESAGRRQRAALASVEGVTVPVEALVEAALRESDPHVAGALRWALAQAGGGGGAELLAAGLASPLAEVRERAVRSLAELASTEATALLGDALTNPDVVVRRHAALALGARGVADAIPTLVEMIVEETNDADASDALSALAGDPASADRIAARLVACLAHDALGPSARRSVTHALADIPGPTASRALADLSHDADRAVALTATYVLTLREAR; via the coding sequence GTGTTGATCGGTGACGTGGCACGACGGTCCGGGGTCAGCGCCCGCATGCTCAGGCACTACGAGTCGCTCGGCCTCGTACGGCCCACGGGCCGCACCGGGGCCGGCTATCGCGAGTATTCCGACGAGGACATCCGCCGCATCTTCCACATCGAGAGCCTGCGGTCGTTGGGGCTGTCCCTGCGCGACGTCGGCTCCGCGCTGGACGATCCCGGCTTCGCGCCCTCGGAACTCGTCGCCGACCTCATCCGTCAGACGCGCGAACGCGTCGCGGCCGAGACGGCGCTGCTCACGCGACTTCGCCGGATCGGTGCCTCGGAACCCGCCGGTTGGGAGGACGTCCTCCAGACCATCGCACTCCTGCAGGCTTTGGGTTCGGAGAGCGCCGGCAGGCGCCAGCGCGCGGCCCTGGCCTCGGTCGAGGGGGTCACGGTGCCCGTGGAGGCCCTGGTCGAGGCGGCGCTGAGGGAGAGCGACCCGCACGTCGCCGGGGCCCTACGCTGGGCCTTGGCGCAAGCGGGCGGCGGTGGTGGAGCGGAGCTTCTGGCGGCGGGACTTGCCTCACCGCTGGCCGAGGTACGCGAACGCGCCGTCCGGTCCCTCGCCGAGCTGGCGAGCACCGAAGCCACCGCACTGCTGGGGGACGCCCTCACGAACCCCGACGTCGTCGTCCGCAGGCACGCGGCTCTGGCGCTCGGGGCGCGCGGAGTGGCCGACGCGATCCCGACGCTCGTCGAGATGATCGTCGAGGAGACCAACGACGCCGACGCCTCCGATGCCCTGAGCGCACTGGCGGGCGACCCCGCGTCGGCGGATCGGATCGCCGCCCGGCTCGTCGCCTGCCTCGCCCACGACGCCCTCGGCCCGTCCGCCCGCCGCAGCGTGACCCACGCGCTCGCGGACATCCCGGGACCCACGGCGTCCCGCGCCCTCGCGGACCTCTCCCACGACGCGGACCGCGCCGTCGCCCTGACCGCGACCTACGTCCTCACTCTCCGCGAGGCGCGATAG
- the thpR gene encoding RNA 2',3'-cyclic phosphodiesterase, with the protein MTEEIPGATVRLFIALAPPDEAKEELERELHPAYDAHPRLRWNRIEDWHITLAFLGELPVDTVALLRPPLAELAASRRPLELALRGGGHFGERVAWAGIDGDVDGLHLLAADVRAVVKECGVAFEDRPLRPHLTLARSRREDPFRAADIADGLTTFTGRRWPAERLHLVGSNFGRGPEPIRYRDIEAWPFGGGADGSGAE; encoded by the coding sequence ATGACCGAAGAAATCCCCGGGGCGACCGTTCGCCTGTTCATCGCCCTCGCCCCGCCCGACGAGGCCAAGGAGGAACTCGAACGCGAGCTGCACCCCGCCTACGACGCCCATCCGCGCCTGCGCTGGAACCGGATAGAGGACTGGCACATCACGCTCGCCTTCCTCGGAGAGCTCCCGGTCGACACCGTCGCGCTCCTGCGGCCGCCCCTCGCGGAGCTGGCCGCGTCCCGCCGCCCGCTGGAGCTCGCCCTGCGCGGCGGTGGGCACTTCGGGGAGCGGGTGGCGTGGGCCGGGATCGACGGCGACGTCGACGGGCTCCACCTGCTGGCCGCCGACGTGCGCGCGGTGGTCAAGGAGTGCGGGGTCGCTTTCGAGGACCGGCCGCTGCGCCCACACCTCACCCTGGCCCGGTCCCGGCGGGAGGACCCGTTCCGCGCGGCGGACATCGCCGACGGGCTGACGACGTTCACCGGCCGGCGGTGGCCGGCCGAGCGCCTGCACCTGGTCGGCAGCAACTTCGGCCGGGGCCCGGAGCCGATCCGCTACCGCGACATCGAGGCGTGGCCCTTCGGAGGCGGAGCCGACGGTTCCGGGGCGGAGTAG
- a CDS encoding DeoR/GlpR family DNA-binding transcription regulator, producing the protein MYAPERQHRMVQLAQERGRVDVPSLAEEFGVTQETVRRDLSALERAGLLRRVHGGALPAGGFRLEPGLAERDSTAAADKDRIARAALALLPERGSVLLDAGTTVARLAALLPLDSTLTVVTNALPVAARLAEHPTLNLHIVGGRLRHRTQAAVDAWALRDLAELEPDVAVIATNGFSTQTGLTTPDLAEAAVKRAMVSCARRVILVADSSKYGVRHFARFAALSQVDVLITDTGLTDDQATEIATAHGPEVIRV; encoded by the coding sequence ATGTACGCACCCGAGCGCCAGCACCGGATGGTCCAGCTGGCCCAGGAACGCGGCCGGGTCGACGTTCCCTCCCTGGCGGAGGAGTTCGGCGTCACGCAGGAGACCGTACGGCGGGACCTGAGCGCGCTGGAACGGGCCGGGCTGCTGCGCCGGGTCCACGGCGGCGCGCTGCCGGCCGGGGGGTTCCGCCTGGAGCCGGGGCTCGCCGAGCGGGATTCCACCGCCGCCGCCGACAAGGACCGCATCGCGCGTGCCGCGCTGGCGCTGCTGCCCGAGCGGGGCAGCGTCCTCCTCGACGCCGGGACCACCGTGGCCCGGCTGGCGGCGCTGCTCCCGCTGGACTCCACGCTCACCGTGGTCACCAACGCGCTCCCGGTGGCGGCCCGGCTCGCCGAACACCCCACCCTCAACCTGCACATCGTCGGCGGCCGGCTCCGCCACCGCACGCAGGCGGCGGTGGACGCGTGGGCCCTGCGGGACCTGGCCGAACTCGAACCCGACGTCGCGGTGATCGCGACCAACGGATTCTCGACCCAGACCGGTCTGACCACCCCCGACCTCGCCGAGGCGGCGGTGAAACGGGCCATGGTGTCGTGCGCCCGCCGCGTGATCCTGGTGGCGGACTCCTCCAAGTACGGCGTCCGCCACTTCGCCCGCTTCGCGGCCCTGTCACAGGTGGACGTCCTGATCACGGACACCGGCCTCACCGACGACCAGGCCACCGAAATCGCCACGGCCCACGGCCCGGAGGTGATCCGGGTCTAG
- a CDS encoding HEAT repeat domain-containing protein, which yields MTMPKQDTEPTRALRGLDDSRPSVRLRAALEAGTTPDRRFVDRLVERCAVEPDFSVREMLTWALTRHSPSLTVPELLTEVRSERAQARSQAWHTLSKIGDRRAWSAITPAALADADDEAARSAWRAAVVLVPEGAGPELATALATQLGRGGRETQLSLSRALIALGEAITPTLRAAMTDPDPRVRRHAIATERLARDPDAGFEFAIEEAKRIMALGPAGQEG from the coding sequence ATGACCATGCCGAAACAGGACACGGAACCGACGCGAGCGCTCCGGGGGTTGGACGACAGCCGCCCGTCAGTGCGGCTGCGGGCGGCGCTGGAGGCCGGCACGACACCGGACCGGCGGTTCGTCGACAGGCTCGTCGAACGATGCGCCGTCGAGCCCGACTTCTCCGTGCGCGAGATGCTGACCTGGGCGCTCACCCGCCACTCACCGTCCTTGACGGTCCCCGAGCTGCTGACCGAAGTCCGCTCGGAGCGGGCTCAGGCGCGTAGCCAGGCGTGGCACACCCTGTCCAAGATCGGGGACCGGCGGGCGTGGTCGGCGATCACACCGGCGGCCCTGGCCGACGCCGACGACGAGGCGGCGCGGAGCGCCTGGCGGGCGGCGGTCGTGCTCGTACCCGAGGGCGCGGGGCCCGAGTTGGCGACGGCGTTGGCGACGCAGCTCGGGCGCGGCGGGCGGGAGACGCAGCTGAGCCTGAGCCGGGCGCTGATCGCGCTCGGTGAGGCCATCACGCCGACCCTGCGCGCCGCGATGACGGACCCCGACCCGCGTGTGCGCCGGCACGCCATCGCCACGGAACGGCTGGCGCGTGACCCGGACGCGGGCTTCGAGTTCGCGATCGAGGAGGCGAAGCGCATCATGGCCCTGGGGCCGGCCGGCCAGGAGGGGTGA
- a CDS encoding PadR family transcriptional regulator has product MALEHAILVSLLEKPGSGYELARRFDRSIGYFWTATHQQIYRVLKRMEDDGRLDVRDVAQQARPDKKEYSVTAVGREALAAWLREPIQPDSVRHELAVKIRGAAFDDPTALIREVERHRQEHADRLTHYLAGELRDFTGPDAPAPGDPGRELQHVVLRGGIAYERMTLAWLDDVLATLHGLTGTR; this is encoded by the coding sequence ATGGCCCTCGAACACGCGATCCTCGTCTCCCTCCTGGAGAAGCCGGGTTCCGGATACGAGCTGGCCCGGCGGTTCGACCGGTCCATCGGGTACTTCTGGACCGCGACGCACCAGCAGATCTACCGCGTCCTCAAGCGCATGGAGGACGACGGCCGGCTCGACGTGCGCGACGTCGCCCAGCAGGCGCGGCCGGACAAGAAGGAGTACTCCGTCACGGCCGTCGGCCGCGAGGCCCTCGCGGCCTGGCTGCGCGAACCGATCCAGCCCGACAGCGTCCGGCACGAACTGGCCGTGAAGATCCGCGGCGCGGCCTTCGACGACCCGACCGCCCTGATCCGCGAGGTCGAGCGGCACCGCCAGGAGCACGCCGACCGGCTCACGCACTACCTCGCCGGGGAGCTGCGCGACTTCACCGGCCCCGACGCCCCCGCACCGGGCGACCCCGGGCGGGAGCTGCAGCACGTCGTGCTCCGCGGGGGCATCGCGTACGAGCGCATGACGCTGGCCTGGCTGGACGACGTACTCGCCACCCTGCACGGTCTGACCGGCACCCGCTGA
- a CDS encoding acyl-CoA dehydrogenase family protein has product MTDPLLFNPHTYDPAHFDPETRRLLRATVDWFEARGKRRLIEDYRSRAWLADFLAFSAKEGLFATFLTPASAAGEEESDKRWDTARIAALNEIFGFYGLDYWYAWQVTILGLGPVWQSDNAAARRRAAELLEQGEVFAFGLSEKEHGADIYSTDMLLEPDGRGGFRATGSKYYIGNGNAAGLVSVFGRRTDVEGPDGYVFFAADSRHPAYRLVKNVVDSSKFVSEFRLEDYPVGADDILHTGRAAFDAALNTVNVGKFNLCTASIGICEHAMYEAVTHAHGRILYGRPVTAFPHVRRELADAYVRLVGMKLFSDRAVDYFRTAGPDDRRYLLFNPMTKMKVTTEGEKVIDLMWDVIAAKGFEKDNYFAQAAVEIRGLPKLEGTVHVNLALILKFMRNHLLESADYAAVPTRLDAADDAFLFRQGPARGLGSVRFHDWRPAYDAYAAVPNVARFREQADALCTFVATAAPDEEQSRDLDLLLAVGQLFALVVHGQLILEQARLTGLDEDVLDELFSVLVRDFSAHAVELHGKDSATEAQQAWALGAVRRPVVDADRAARVWARVESLAGAYEMAP; this is encoded by the coding sequence ATGACCGACCCGCTGCTGTTCAACCCGCACACCTACGACCCCGCGCACTTCGACCCCGAGACCCGCCGCCTGCTGCGCGCCACCGTCGACTGGTTCGAGGCCCGCGGCAAGCGCCGGCTGATCGAGGACTACCGTTCCCGTGCCTGGTTGGCCGACTTCCTCGCCTTCTCCGCCAAGGAAGGCCTCTTCGCGACCTTCCTGACGCCGGCCTCCGCCGCCGGCGAGGAGGAGTCGGACAAGCGCTGGGACACCGCGCGCATCGCCGCCCTCAACGAGATCTTCGGCTTCTACGGCCTCGACTACTGGTACGCCTGGCAGGTCACCATCCTCGGCCTCGGCCCCGTGTGGCAGAGCGACAACGCCGCCGCCCGCCGCCGCGCCGCCGAACTCCTCGAACAGGGTGAGGTGTTCGCCTTCGGCCTGTCGGAGAAGGAGCACGGCGCCGACATCTACTCGACCGACATGCTGCTGGAACCCGACGGCCGGGGCGGCTTCCGCGCCACCGGCTCGAAGTACTACATCGGCAACGGCAACGCCGCCGGTCTCGTCTCCGTCTTCGGCCGCCGCACCGACGTCGAAGGACCCGACGGGTACGTCTTCTTCGCCGCCGACAGCCGCCACCCCGCCTACCGGCTCGTGAAGAACGTCGTCGACTCCTCCAAGTTCGTCAGCGAGTTCCGGCTGGAGGACTACCCGGTCGGCGCCGACGACATCCTGCACACCGGCCGCGCCGCCTTCGACGCCGCGCTCAACACCGTCAACGTCGGCAAGTTCAACCTCTGCACCGCCTCCATCGGCATCTGCGAGCACGCGATGTACGAGGCCGTCACCCACGCGCACGGCCGCATCCTCTACGGCCGTCCCGTCACCGCCTTCCCGCACGTGCGCCGCGAACTCGCCGACGCCTACGTGCGCCTGGTCGGCATGAAGCTCTTCAGCGACCGGGCCGTGGACTACTTCCGCACCGCCGGCCCCGACGACCGCCGTTACCTCCTCTTCAACCCGATGACGAAGATGAAGGTGACCACGGAGGGCGAGAAGGTCATCGACCTCATGTGGGACGTCATCGCGGCCAAGGGCTTCGAGAAGGACAATTACTTCGCCCAGGCGGCCGTCGAGATCCGCGGCCTGCCGAAGTTGGAGGGCACGGTCCACGTCAACCTCGCGCTGATCCTGAAGTTCATGCGCAACCACCTGCTGGAGTCGGCCGACTACGCCGCCGTGCCGACCCGCCTGGACGCGGCCGACGACGCCTTCCTCTTCCGCCAGGGACCCGCCCGCGGCCTCGGCTCCGTACGCTTCCACGACTGGCGCCCCGCCTACGACGCGTACGCCGCCGTGCCGAACGTCGCCCGGTTCCGCGAACAGGCCGACGCCCTCTGCACGTTCGTCGCGACCGCCGCACCGGACGAGGAGCAGAGCCGCGACCTCGACCTGCTCCTGGCCGTCGGCCAGCTCTTCGCCCTGGTCGTGCACGGCCAGCTGATCCTGGAGCAGGCCCGCCTCACCGGCCTGGACGAGGACGTCCTCGACGAGCTGTTCTCCGTCCTCGTACGCGACTTCTCCGCGCACGCGGTCGAGTTGCACGGCAAGGACTCCGCCACCGAGGCGCAGCAGGCCTGGGCGCTCGGCGCCGTACGCCGCCCCGTCGTCGACGCCGACCGCGCGGCCCGCGTCTGGGCACGCGTCGAATCGCTGGCCGGCGCCTACGAGATGGCCCCCTGA